One Pullulanibacillus sp. KACC 23026 DNA segment encodes these proteins:
- a CDS encoding acetamidase/formamidase family protein: MTEYWIRPEQGTLHGSFSREAEPVLTIDSGDIVRFQTLDAGWGVEPHPYGGGSRKQFEPRNPERDRGHALCGPVKIRGAEPGMTLEVKINEILPGSFGWTSAGGFSHPINISLGLVEGESYHLNWSLDTQKMIGTSDKGHKVTLRPFMGLMGMPPDEPGIHPTSPPRFCGGNIDCKELVAGSTLYLPIAVSGGLFSTGDGHGVQGDGEVACPALECPMDLVELKLTVREEMHLKMPRANTPAGWITMGFDEDLNKAMVQALDGMLDLMTEFFGYERKEALALASLVVDLRVTQVVNGVRGVHAVLPHGAIK, from the coding sequence ATGACAGAATATTGGATACGACCAGAGCAAGGGACCTTACACGGATCATTTTCAAGAGAGGCTGAACCTGTTTTAACTATTGATTCAGGTGACATTGTCCGGTTTCAAACTCTGGATGCAGGTTGGGGAGTAGAGCCGCATCCATATGGTGGAGGAAGCCGTAAACAATTTGAGCCAAGAAATCCAGAGCGAGATCGCGGTCACGCCCTTTGTGGCCCTGTTAAAATAAGAGGGGCAGAGCCTGGCATGACGCTCGAAGTTAAAATTAATGAAATTCTCCCTGGAAGCTTTGGTTGGACGAGTGCTGGCGGCTTTTCGCATCCCATCAACATTAGTTTAGGTCTTGTTGAGGGCGAGTCCTACCATCTCAATTGGAGTCTAGATACTCAAAAAATGATTGGTACAAGTGATAAGGGGCATAAGGTGACCCTTCGTCCGTTTATGGGATTAATGGGGATGCCTCCGGACGAACCGGGAATTCATCCAACAAGTCCGCCACGGTTTTGCGGGGGCAATATTGATTGTAAAGAACTCGTGGCGGGAAGTACACTCTATCTCCCTATTGCCGTATCAGGCGGACTTTTTTCAACAGGCGATGGACATGGTGTGCAAGGGGACGGGGAAGTCGCGTGTCCGGCATTGGAATGTCCGATGGATTTGGTTGAACTCAAATTGACTGTTCGTGAAGAAATGCATTTAAAAATGCCACGTGCCAACACGCCTGCTGGATGGATCACAATGGGGTTTGATGAGGACCTTAACAAAGCAATGGTACAAGCGCTCGATGGCATGCTTGATTTAATGACCGAATTTTTCGGCTATGAACGCAAGGAAGCTTTAGCGCTTGCAAGCTTAGTTGTCGACCTTAGAGTGACACAAGTTGTTAACGGCGTTCGAGGCGTCCATGCGGTTCTCCCACATGGCGCAATTAAATAA
- a CDS encoding NUDIX domain-containing protein: MDEETVVAVKAVIVSNGEILLVKRADDDEFGAGTWECPGGKLDFGESLEKALKREVKEETGLSVSIERLLYATAFKTHPLRQVVLLTYLCRCQDRAVSLSHEHSDSLWANRNQIMARLPRNILADFEANQVFPIVGCKKCKTSKNVGENLKAQVN, from the coding sequence TTGGACGAAGAGACGGTTGTAGCGGTTAAGGCTGTGATCGTATCGAATGGTGAGATACTCCTTGTTAAACGGGCCGATGACGACGAGTTCGGAGCAGGGACATGGGAGTGTCCTGGCGGAAAGCTGGATTTCGGTGAAAGTCTTGAAAAAGCCCTAAAGCGAGAGGTGAAGGAGGAAACCGGACTCTCGGTGTCCATAGAGAGGCTGCTGTATGCCACGGCTTTTAAGACGCATCCCTTAAGACAGGTTGTCCTGCTCACTTACTTATGCCGCTGCCAAGATAGGGCTGTTTCATTGTCTCATGAGCATTCCGATTCACTCTGGGCGAATAGGAACCAAATAATGGCACGGCTCCCTCGCAATATTCTGGCTGATTTTGAAGCCAATCAGGTGTTTCCAATTGTGGGCTGTAAAAAATGTAAGACGTCCAAAAACGTGGGAGAAAATCTAAAAGCGCAAGTTAACTAG
- a CDS encoding FAD-linked oxidase C-terminal domain-containing protein codes for MSLLDELKQLIKDQDRVSTNETVRYNHGRDLTYHPASEPEVVVFPVNVEEVQQVVKIANTYNVAITPYGVGSSLEGHTIPVEGGITLDMSRMNQIKEIREDDFIVIVEPGVTRRQLGKALKKYGLFFPVDPGADATIGGMTATNASGTNTVGYGGMHQHVLGLEVVLASGKVITPGGLSFKSSSGYALKDLFIGSEGTLGIITEISLRVHGIPEVVQAGKALFSDVASAGRAAELLLRAGVEVKRIELVDEQTIVAVNRFSQTSYEEVPSLFIELDGAEQAVNEQVELIKQLFQDENCLSVTFERDEKKRQEMWHARHEAAMSVIGLTPGKQLTSTDVCVPISELTKAIIETRKILDRYPIVSALFGHVGDGNFHVVVAVDRDSQEEVAQYKKLNGEIIAYALSVGGTCTGEHGIGMGKKDYFYKEHDEETIQTMKLIKQALDPLNRLNPGKIFKN; via the coding sequence ATGAGCTTACTAGATGAATTGAAGCAACTTATAAAAGATCAGGATCGGGTGAGCACCAATGAAACGGTGCGATATAATCATGGGAGAGATCTGACTTATCACCCCGCGAGTGAGCCGGAAGTGGTTGTTTTTCCTGTAAACGTAGAAGAAGTTCAACAAGTGGTGAAAATTGCGAATACCTATAATGTCGCGATCACGCCTTATGGGGTTGGGAGCAGTTTAGAAGGTCATACGATCCCAGTTGAAGGCGGGATTACGCTTGACATGAGCCGGATGAATCAAATAAAGGAGATTCGTGAAGACGACTTTATCGTCATTGTAGAACCGGGAGTGACCCGTCGTCAGTTAGGAAAAGCGTTGAAGAAGTACGGCTTGTTTTTTCCGGTTGACCCAGGCGCTGATGCCACGATTGGCGGGATGACGGCCACTAATGCGAGCGGTACAAATACAGTGGGTTATGGAGGCATGCATCAGCATGTCTTGGGGCTCGAAGTTGTATTAGCAAGCGGAAAGGTGATAACTCCAGGCGGATTATCGTTTAAGTCGTCGAGCGGCTATGCGCTCAAAGACCTTTTTATCGGTTCTGAAGGCACCTTAGGAATTATTACGGAAATTAGTTTGCGAGTCCATGGTATCCCGGAAGTCGTTCAAGCAGGAAAGGCGCTTTTTTCAGATGTGGCATCAGCCGGCCGTGCAGCTGAACTATTGTTAAGAGCGGGTGTTGAGGTTAAACGGATCGAACTTGTTGACGAACAGACCATCGTAGCGGTCAATCGTTTTAGTCAAACCTCTTATGAAGAGGTGCCTTCCCTTTTTATCGAATTGGATGGTGCTGAACAAGCTGTAAACGAGCAAGTGGAGCTTATTAAGCAATTGTTTCAGGATGAAAATTGTTTATCCGTTACCTTTGAGAGGGATGAAAAGAAGCGCCAAGAAATGTGGCATGCGCGTCATGAAGCTGCGATGTCCGTTATAGGCTTAACTCCTGGTAAACAATTGACGTCTACAGATGTCTGTGTTCCTATATCCGAATTGACAAAAGCGATTATTGAAACACGAAAAATACTTGACCGTTACCCGATTGTATCCGCCTTGTTCGGTCATGTCGGGGATGGAAACTTTCACGTTGTGGTCGCGGTGGATCGAGACTCACAAGAAGAAGTCGCTCAATACAAGAAGCTTAACGGTGAAATTATTGCCTATGCCCTGTCAGTCGGAGGAACGTGCACAGGTGAGCATGGAATTGGCATGGGGAAGAAGGACTATTTCTACAAAGAGCATGATGAGGAAACAATTCAAACGATGAAACTCATTAAGCAAGCCCTTGATCCTTTAAATCGCCTTAATCCTGGGAAGATATTTAAGAATTGA
- a CDS encoding ECF transporter S component — protein sequence MMKNTSLRKNITVAFLAAISFLIMLVQFPLPLFPSFLQFDLSDIPAIIGAIIFGPLAGIAIEAIKNLLHWLIIGSPTGVPVGEIANFIAGAIFIYVTTYFYRRKRTTGRLALGMAVGTIIMTVLMSIANYFIIFPSYALFLGFSVDTAVKLASAANHSIHNLLTLIVLGVLPYNIIKGIFVIIVAVPIYTRLRPRLGIAKH from the coding sequence CTGATGAAAAACACGTCTTTAAGAAAAAACATTACGGTTGCTTTTTTGGCGGCGATCTCTTTTCTTATTATGTTAGTTCAATTTCCATTGCCCTTATTTCCATCGTTCTTACAATTTGATTTAAGTGATATTCCAGCCATCATCGGAGCGATTATTTTCGGGCCTCTTGCAGGCATTGCTATTGAAGCCATCAAGAATTTGCTTCATTGGTTAATCATTGGCTCCCCTACTGGTGTACCAGTTGGAGAAATCGCTAATTTCATTGCAGGTGCAATCTTCATTTATGTTACAACCTACTTTTACCGCCGTAAGAGAACCACGGGGCGCCTAGCACTCGGTATGGCAGTCGGTACCATAATCATGACTGTACTTATGAGTATTGCGAATTACTTCATTATCTTTCCGAGCTATGCCCTATTCCTTGGCTTTAGTGTTGACACAGCGGTAAAACTGGCCAGTGCAGCGAATCACTCCATCCATAACTTGCTCACTCTAATAGTGCTTGGCGTCTTACCTTACAACATTATCAAAGGTATTTTTGTAATTATCGTTGCTGTTCCGATTTATACACGCCTTCGCCCGCGTCTCGGCATAGCCAAACACTGA
- a CDS encoding M3 family oligoendopeptidase: MIDFSQTERVESALRTILETEIHSVEELEVWLIERSRIFEEIEEALSGHYIDFQCHNHDPLAKQAFEHDQEEIQPLLKKYEALFDEKFAQSPYRDELDPTFYALFIKKKENAISLFREANVALEVEEDRLATQYFEITGNLTVDWHGEEKTLSELIKYRQDADRAVREKATALQYNALLSVKDELQTIMDQLMKIREEKAKNAGLSNYRDYMFKKYERFDYTPEDCKKLGEAIRKYVVPLKEKIQRSHQAEIGVETYRPWDTGAVPAGKKPLEPFQKVSELIDGVSDILGTLDPRFSELIDTMNREGMLDLETRKGKSPGGFCSNLPVTELSFIFNNASNTQDAVTTLLHEMGHCIHNDFKKSLPLYEYKDTPMESSELASMSMELLTLDKWERFYKDEDELKRAKREQLEGIIEFLPNGIIIDLFQHWLYENPNHSAEERNAKYEELSKTYNSNVVDWSGVEEWRKNSWMFVLHIFEVPFYYVEYVIAQLGAVQMYKQYKENPEQALENYKKALALGCSKSLPEVYEAAGIRFDFSGDMIQELMAFLETEIEELKA, translated from the coding sequence ATGATTGATTTTAGTCAAACAGAGCGCGTTGAATCGGCTTTGAGAACGATACTTGAGACAGAAATTCATTCAGTTGAAGAGTTGGAAGTTTGGCTTATAGAACGATCAAGGATTTTTGAAGAGATCGAAGAAGCCTTATCTGGCCACTATATTGATTTCCAATGTCATAATCATGATCCGTTGGCCAAACAAGCCTTTGAGCATGATCAGGAGGAAATTCAGCCGCTTTTAAAGAAATATGAAGCGCTTTTTGATGAGAAATTTGCCCAATCTCCTTACCGCGATGAGCTGGATCCAACCTTTTATGCCTTGTTTATTAAAAAGAAAGAGAATGCGATTTCTTTATTTAGAGAGGCAAATGTCGCGCTTGAAGTTGAAGAAGACCGCTTGGCTACTCAGTATTTTGAAATTACCGGGAATTTAACGGTTGATTGGCATGGTGAGGAGAAAACCTTAAGTGAGCTCATCAAATACAGGCAGGATGCCGATCGTGCTGTCAGGGAGAAAGCGACCGCGCTGCAATACAATGCCCTCTTAAGTGTAAAGGATGAGCTGCAGACCATTATGGATCAGCTCATGAAGATCCGTGAAGAAAAAGCTAAGAATGCTGGTCTATCTAATTATCGGGACTATATGTTTAAAAAGTATGAGCGCTTTGATTACACACCTGAGGATTGTAAGAAATTAGGAGAAGCTATTCGAAAATATGTGGTCCCATTGAAGGAGAAAATCCAGCGGTCTCATCAAGCGGAAATAGGCGTTGAGACGTATCGACCATGGGATACAGGAGCTGTTCCTGCTGGGAAAAAACCGCTTGAGCCTTTCCAAAAAGTGAGTGAACTCATTGACGGTGTTTCGGATATACTTGGAACATTGGATCCTCGTTTCTCGGAGTTAATTGACACCATGAATCGTGAAGGGATGCTTGACCTTGAAACGCGCAAAGGTAAATCACCAGGCGGCTTTTGTTCAAATCTCCCTGTGACTGAGCTTTCTTTTATTTTTAACAATGCATCCAATACACAGGATGCGGTGACAACGCTGCTTCACGAAATGGGCCATTGCATTCATAATGATTTTAAAAAGTCCCTCCCATTATATGAGTATAAGGATACGCCAATGGAATCTTCAGAGCTTGCCAGCATGTCGATGGAGCTTTTAACTTTAGACAAATGGGAGCGTTTTTATAAAGATGAGGATGAATTAAAGCGGGCCAAACGAGAGCAGTTAGAAGGCATCATTGAATTTTTGCCGAATGGGATTATCATCGATCTCTTCCAACATTGGTTATATGAAAACCCGAATCACTCTGCTGAAGAACGTAACGCAAAATATGAGGAACTGTCCAAAACTTACAACTCGAATGTGGTCGATTGGTCAGGGGTTGAAGAGTGGCGGAAGAACAGTTGGATGTTTGTCCTTCATATCTTTGAGGTGCCTTTCTACTACGTGGAGTATGTCATTGCGCAACTCGGTGCCGTGCAGATGTATAAACAATACAAAGAAAATCCAGAACAAGCCTTGGAAAACTATAAAAAAGCACTTGCATTGGGCTGCTCAAAATCATTGCCTGAAGTTTATGAAGCGGCCGGAATCCGTTTTGATTTCTCTGGAGATATGATTCAAGAGCTCATGGCCTTCCTTGAAACGGAGATTGAAGAGTTAAAGGCTTAA
- a CDS encoding acyl-CoA thioesterase: MEGKYVNESRAVKSAWVMPQDTNAHGTMFGGKLMSYIDDIAAITATRHARRPVVTASTDSVDFLYPIKPGSSVCLEAFVSWTHRSSMEIFVKVIAEDLISGERKIATTSFLTFVALDENGRPTEVPPVIPQSDEEIMLHESGPDRHEVRKVRKENSRKFASVFTLKKPWERD, translated from the coding sequence ATGGAAGGTAAATATGTGAATGAGTCAAGAGCGGTTAAATCGGCATGGGTAATGCCCCAAGATACGAATGCTCATGGAACAATGTTTGGTGGAAAGCTCATGTCTTACATAGATGATATTGCAGCTATTACAGCTACTCGTCATGCAAGAAGACCGGTTGTAACGGCTTCTACGGATTCCGTTGATTTTTTGTATCCCATTAAGCCAGGTTCATCCGTTTGTCTCGAAGCCTTTGTCTCTTGGACACATCGCAGTTCAATGGAGATCTTTGTAAAGGTCATTGCGGAGGATCTTATATCGGGTGAACGAAAAATTGCGACCACTTCTTTCTTAACCTTTGTGGCACTTGATGAAAATGGCCGTCCAACTGAAGTGCCGCCTGTTATCCCGCAGTCAGATGAGGAGATTATGCTCCATGAAAGCGGGCCAGATCGACATGAAGTCAGGAAAGTTCGGAAAGAAAACAGCCGGAAATTTGCCAGTGTTTTTACCTTGAAGAAACCTTGGGAAAGAGATTAA
- a CDS encoding class I SAM-dependent methyltransferase, with protein sequence MLNKQGFNLWADDYDKTVQNSEENDSYPFAGYKTILNIIFNEVMQKQNSKVLDIGFGTGVLTSKLYNNEHQIDGVDFSDKMIEIAKIKMPKAILIECDITNGLPPEFKENKYDFIVSTYAIHHLSDDQKIVFIKQLLTLLEDNGKIFIGDIAFENREKLELCQKDNIGHWDSDEFYLVYEEIKSSLKTECNCDFHQISHCGGVFVISK encoded by the coding sequence TTGTTAAATAAACAAGGATTTAATTTATGGGCTGATGACTACGACAAAACTGTACAGAACAGTGAGGAAAATGACAGTTATCCTTTTGCTGGGTATAAAACCATTTTAAATATAATTTTCAACGAGGTTATGCAAAAACAGAATTCTAAAGTCTTAGATATAGGATTTGGTACAGGTGTTTTAACAAGTAAGTTGTATAATAATGAACACCAAATTGATGGTGTGGATTTTTCAGACAAAATGATTGAAATTGCTAAGATTAAAATGCCAAAAGCCATCTTAATTGAATGTGACATTACAAATGGTTTGCCACCTGAATTCAAGGAAAATAAATATGATTTTATCGTTAGTACATATGCAATACATCATTTATCAGATGACCAAAAAATTGTTTTCATAAAACAGTTACTTACGCTCCTTGAGGATAACGGAAAGATTTTCATTGGTGACATAGCATTTGAAAATCGAGAAAAACTTGAACTATGTCAAAAAGATAATATAGGTCACTGGGATAGTGACGAGTTTTATCTTGTCTATGAAGAAATCAAGTCCTCCTTAAAAACTGAATGTAATTGTGATTTTCATCAAATTTCTCATTGCGGTGGGGTATTTGTTATTTCAAAATAA
- a CDS encoding ABC transporter ATP-binding protein: protein MAMNQPQSESDKLIEVDDLVITFQVRGESGKQTIIPVDHVSFFIRKGEVLSLVGESGSGKTTIGRSLVRILRPNGGTIKVAGKDVTTIRGAELKAFRKEAQMVFQDPFGSLNPVKTIENHLTFPLKKHQGIRGTDLYQKVGELLEQVGLTPVNEIRTKFPHELSGGQRQRLAIARALAVNPKFVVADEPISMLDVSIRAGILQLMNHLKEEFGLSYLYITHDLASARYFGDRIMVMYGGKVMEVAESKELIKNPRHPYTRLLLAATPGSQQDANLTEHSNEPPNLSIERKGCPFAFRCPLATDICREEMPTLETKGIEDHHLACHHSS from the coding sequence ATGGCTATGAATCAACCACAATCTGAATCAGATAAATTAATTGAGGTGGACGATCTCGTCATCACCTTCCAAGTCCGCGGAGAATCAGGCAAGCAAACGATTATTCCTGTTGACCATGTCAGCTTCTTCATTCGAAAAGGCGAGGTTTTGTCATTAGTGGGAGAGTCAGGAAGCGGCAAGACCACCATCGGCCGTTCCCTAGTGCGGATTCTGCGTCCAAATGGAGGAACTATAAAGGTAGCCGGAAAAGACGTTACCACTATTCGCGGTGCGGAGTTAAAAGCGTTTCGAAAAGAGGCGCAAATGGTCTTTCAAGATCCGTTTGGCTCTCTCAATCCGGTTAAAACGATTGAAAATCATTTAACGTTTCCATTGAAAAAGCATCAAGGAATCAGAGGGACCGATCTTTATCAAAAAGTAGGCGAGTTATTAGAGCAAGTCGGCTTAACGCCTGTCAATGAGATAAGGACAAAATTTCCACATGAATTGTCTGGGGGACAACGTCAGCGCCTTGCCATTGCAAGGGCATTAGCTGTCAATCCTAAATTTGTTGTGGCAGATGAGCCGATCTCTATGCTCGATGTGTCGATTCGAGCGGGTATCTTACAATTGATGAATCATCTTAAAGAGGAGTTCGGACTTTCTTATCTTTATATTACCCATGACTTAGCTTCTGCACGTTATTTTGGCGATCGGATCATGGTTATGTACGGCGGGAAAGTCATGGAAGTCGCCGAATCCAAAGAGTTGATTAAAAATCCGCGTCACCCTTATACAAGACTTTTGTTAGCGGCAACACCAGGCAGTCAGCAAGATGCTAATCTTACGGAACATTCCAATGAGCCTCCTAATCTGTCTATCGAAAGAAAAGGCTGCCCGTTTGCCTTCAGATGTCCACTTGCAACAGACATCTGTAGAGAGGAAATGCCAACGCTTGAAACCAAGGGGATTGAAGATCACCATCTTGCCTGCCATCACTCGAGTTAA
- a CDS encoding ABC transporter ATP-binding protein: MQNQTQQQPVLELRNVSVGYDSAHGTVQAVRNVSLKIYPNTIVGLIGESGSGKSTLANAIMNLLKNNARLLEGEVIVQGQNVYEMSKKELRKFRWNRMSMVFQSAMNALNPVLTVEQQIADVFSNHRPNLSKKEIHEKAVELMHLVSIDPKHLRSYPHELSGGMRQRVVIAIAVALEPDLVIMDEPTTALDVVVQKSILDKIKELQRQKGFAVLFISHDFSLVAELAEKVAIMYAGRFVEITDSRKLNLNERHHPYTEGLLRAIPELTAETVTIEGIPGNPPDLINLPTGCAYHPRCKYAMESCKTLPPVERDVEGRLIACHLYEEEAVK, encoded by the coding sequence GTGCAAAATCAAACTCAACAACAGCCCGTGCTTGAACTTCGGAATGTCTCTGTAGGCTATGATTCGGCGCACGGAACGGTTCAGGCCGTTCGAAATGTCTCTCTTAAAATCTATCCAAATACGATTGTAGGTCTAATTGGTGAATCCGGTTCAGGTAAGAGTACACTTGCTAACGCCATAATGAATCTCCTAAAGAATAATGCCAGACTGTTAGAAGGAGAAGTCATTGTTCAAGGACAAAATGTGTATGAAATGAGCAAAAAAGAGTTAAGGAAATTTCGCTGGAATAGGATGAGCATGGTTTTTCAAAGTGCCATGAACGCCCTTAATCCCGTTCTAACGGTTGAGCAGCAAATTGCCGATGTGTTCTCCAATCACCGTCCTAATCTGTCAAAGAAAGAAATCCATGAAAAAGCGGTTGAACTGATGCATCTTGTCAGTATTGATCCTAAGCATCTGAGGAGCTATCCTCACGAGCTTTCAGGGGGGATGCGGCAAAGAGTTGTCATAGCTATTGCCGTGGCCTTAGAACCTGATCTAGTCATCATGGACGAACCGACGACCGCTCTTGATGTCGTCGTTCAAAAGTCTATTTTGGATAAGATTAAAGAACTGCAACGGCAAAAAGGTTTTGCAGTCCTTTTTATCAGCCACGATTTTAGCCTTGTCGCGGAATTGGCAGAAAAAGTGGCGATTATGTATGCCGGACGTTTTGTTGAAATAACGGATAGCCGAAAGCTTAATCTTAATGAACGCCACCATCCTTATACGGAAGGATTATTGCGCGCTATCCCTGAACTGACTGCTGAAACGGTGACGATTGAGGGGATCCCAGGTAATCCTCCAGACCTTATTAATCTTCCGACTGGCTGCGCCTATCACCCGCGTTGTAAATATGCGATGGAATCGTGTAAGACATTGCCCCCTGTAGAGCGCGATGTTGAAGGCCGGCTGATTGCCTGTCACCTTTATGAAGAAGAGGCGGTGAAATAG
- a CDS encoding ABC transporter permease, whose translation MSLNTETQKETVIYKKAKRSWIDRSGFLAPFLRNGKALTGLIIFIIFVIVAIFANQIAPYNPKATDFMMQLPPSAKHWLGTTNSGQDIYSQFIVGARTTIIVGFGAGIIATILGLLFGVTAGYRGGIVDSILTFLMNLFLVLPGLALLIVIESYVKNSTPYINGLIIGLTGWAWGARVFRAQTLSLANRDFVMAAKMSGKSDLNIMLTEICPNMMSIIASNVIYATLGAVLAESGLAFLGLEDINSVSWGTMLYWSSTNGAMLTGEWWWFIPPGIGIGLVGLSLVLMNFAIDSITNPRLAGQKRRKRRAKSNSTTARA comes from the coding sequence ATGAGTCTTAATACGGAAACCCAAAAAGAAACAGTTATTTATAAGAAAGCTAAGAGAAGTTGGATTGATCGATCTGGTTTTTTGGCTCCCTTCCTTAGAAACGGTAAAGCCTTAACCGGTTTAATCATTTTTATCATTTTTGTTATTGTCGCGATCTTTGCGAATCAAATTGCTCCTTATAATCCAAAGGCGACGGACTTCATGATGCAGCTTCCTCCTTCTGCAAAGCATTGGCTTGGAACGACGAATTCAGGACAAGACATCTATTCGCAATTCATTGTTGGGGCCCGGACGACCATTATCGTTGGTTTTGGAGCGGGGATCATTGCCACGATTCTTGGATTGTTATTTGGCGTAACAGCGGGGTATAGAGGTGGAATCGTCGACTCTATCTTGACCTTCTTAATGAACCTCTTTTTAGTTCTTCCTGGCCTTGCCTTGTTAATTGTTATTGAATCTTATGTTAAAAACTCAACGCCTTATATCAATGGATTAATCATAGGGCTAACGGGCTGGGCTTGGGGGGCTCGCGTCTTTCGTGCCCAAACCCTGTCACTGGCAAATCGAGATTTCGTTATGGCAGCCAAGATGTCTGGAAAATCCGATTTAAATATCATGCTGACGGAAATTTGCCCGAATATGATGTCGATCATCGCTTCCAATGTTATTTATGCCACTTTAGGAGCGGTTCTGGCTGAATCCGGTCTTGCTTTCTTGGGATTAGAGGATATTAACTCAGTGAGCTGGGGGACAATGTTGTACTGGTCAAGTACAAACGGAGCTATGCTAACTGGGGAATGGTGGTGGTTTATTCCGCCTGGTATTGGAATCGGCCTTGTCGGCCTCAGTCTCGTTTTGATGAACTTTGCTATTGATAGTATCACCAACCCTCGTCTAGCAGGGCAGAAGAGGAGGAAACGTCGTGCAAAATCAAACTCAACAACAGCCCGTGCTTGA
- a CDS encoding ABC transporter permease, with product MRYVLNRLGFFVLSLWAAITINFILPRLMPGDPADIMFAKFKGQLDPAAMAAMKKAFGLTDKPVIVQYFEYLRGLFIGNWGLSFSNYPTPVMDIIKHSVPWTIGLVGVATVLAVIIGTSAGIYISWKRQGILDNTLPLLTMGIQSLPYFWVALLFLFVFGFKLNWFPMAHGYDTSVTAGFNWPFFSSMLYHAFLPGITILLGSLSGWLVGMRNNMINTLGEDYVVFAEAKGVSTSRLMFTYAARNAILPQLTSFAIAIGNVVSGSILTEQVFSYPGIGGQLTNGVLQEDFPLIQSSFLLIAVSVLVANFIVDMLYSRLDPRVRTGGAANES from the coding sequence ATGCGTTATGTGTTAAATCGACTTGGTTTCTTTGTCTTATCCTTGTGGGCCGCGATAACAATTAATTTTATTTTACCTCGCCTCATGCCTGGGGACCCCGCAGATATCATGTTTGCCAAGTTTAAAGGACAATTAGATCCTGCTGCGATGGCCGCGATGAAAAAGGCATTCGGATTAACGGATAAGCCGGTTATTGTCCAATATTTTGAATACTTAAGAGGTCTTTTCATAGGGAACTGGGGGCTTTCCTTTTCCAATTATCCGACACCGGTTATGGACATCATCAAACATAGTGTTCCATGGACGATCGGACTCGTCGGAGTGGCGACTGTTTTAGCCGTCATCATTGGAACATCTGCCGGGATATATATATCTTGGAAGCGCCAAGGGATTTTAGATAACACGTTACCGCTTTTAACGATGGGCATTCAATCGCTTCCTTATTTCTGGGTTGCCTTATTATTCTTGTTTGTTTTTGGGTTTAAGCTTAATTGGTTTCCAATGGCTCATGGTTATGATACGAGTGTGACAGCCGGCTTTAATTGGCCGTTTTTCTCGAGCATGCTTTATCATGCCTTTCTCCCTGGCATTACGATTCTGCTTGGTTCATTAAGTGGATGGCTGGTCGGGATGCGCAATAATATGATCAATACTCTAGGTGAAGATTATGTCGTATTTGCTGAGGCAAAAGGGGTCAGTACCTCGCGTCTTATGTTTACTTATGCGGCGAGAAATGCGATCCTGCCGCAGTTGACTAGCTTTGCGATTGCAATCGGAAACGTGGTAAGTGGATCGATTCTAACCGAACAGGTCTTTTCTTATCCAGGCATAGGCGGTCAGTTAACTAACGGGGTACTTCAGGAGGACTTTCCTCTCATTCAATCCTCGTTTTTGCTTATAGCCGTTTCAGTCTTAGTAGCTAACTTTATAGTGGATATGCTCTACAGTCGCTTAGACCCACGTGTTAGAACGGGAGGTGCTGCCAATGAGTCTTAA